One window of the Staphylococcus equorum genome contains the following:
- a CDS encoding aminotransferase class I/II-fold pyridoxal phosphate-dependent enzyme, which yields MKLSLNNNAKYLSAPSIRQFSSRIKNIDNCINLTIGQPDFPMPDVVKSAYINAINENQTTYSHNKGLFETRNAVSEYFEQRYHFKYSTEEIIITNGASEALDTALRSIINQGDEIIVPGPIYAGYIPLIKTLGGVPIFIDTTQSQYKITPEAIEAHITNNTKAILLNYPTNPTGVILSYDEVQAITETLKDKEIFIISDEIYAENTFSGKHTSFAEFDAIRDQLLLVGGLSKSHSATGIRIGFLIGPEYLIEKLTFMHAYNCICANVPAQIACIAALNEGLEAPQYMNKAYIERRDFLIQKLESLGFELDAKPEGAFYIFPSIKKFTDDDFEFCINVLEKAHVAMVPGSAFTDLGKGHVRISYAYELDALKEGMRRLEEFLKEYYQQ from the coding sequence ATGAAACTTTCTTTAAACAATAATGCTAAATATTTAAGTGCACCAAGCATACGTCAATTTTCAAGTCGTATTAAGAACATTGATAACTGTATCAATTTAACAATTGGCCAACCAGATTTTCCTATGCCAGATGTAGTTAAATCTGCATATATTAATGCGATAAATGAAAATCAAACAACCTATTCGCATAATAAAGGATTATTTGAAACAAGAAACGCTGTAAGTGAATATTTTGAGCAACGCTATCATTTTAAGTATAGTACTGAAGAAATTATTATTACTAATGGCGCTAGTGAAGCATTAGATACAGCATTACGAAGTATTATTAATCAAGGCGATGAAATTATTGTTCCTGGCCCTATTTATGCAGGATACATTCCTTTAATTAAAACACTGGGTGGCGTTCCAATTTTCATAGATACAACTCAGTCTCAGTATAAAATCACTCCTGAGGCCATAGAAGCTCATATTACGAACAATACAAAAGCAATATTACTAAACTATCCAACTAACCCTACTGGCGTCATATTATCGTATGATGAGGTTCAAGCAATCACTGAGACCTTGAAAGATAAAGAGATATTCATAATTAGTGATGAAATTTATGCTGAAAACACATTTAGTGGAAAACATACTTCTTTTGCAGAATTTGATGCTATCCGCGATCAACTTTTACTCGTAGGTGGTTTAAGTAAATCACATTCTGCAACTGGTATCCGTATTGGATTTTTAATTGGACCTGAGTACTTAATTGAAAAGTTAACATTTATGCATGCTTATAATTGTATTTGTGCAAATGTACCAGCACAAATTGCTTGTATTGCTGCTTTAAATGAAGGCTTAGAAGCACCACAATATATGAATAAAGCTTATATTGAACGTCGTGATTTTTTAATTCAAAAATTAGAGTCTCTCGGATTTGAACTTGATGCTAAGCCAGAAGGTGCTTTTTATATCTTCCCTAGCATCAAAAAATTTACTGATGACGATTTTGAATTTTGTATTAATGTACTTGAAAAAGCACATGTAGCAATGGTACCAGGTTCAGCTTTTACTGATTTAGGTAAAGGTCATGTACGTATATCCTATGCTTATGAACTTGACGCCTTAAAAGAAGGTATGAGAAGGCTTGAAGAATTTCTTAAGGAATACTATCAACAATAA
- a CDS encoding MarR family winged helix-turn-helix transcriptional regulator encodes MASDANDQIRKEMCYLFYITSKEVVNRFNRYLKQYDISFPNYIVLLYIENDKNVYIKTLCDELYLDSGTISPIIKRLEKKDLINRIRTEEDERRVKVRLTEKGLKLKEEFSKISEDVIQQFDMEVEESVTYYQILKAFAEKNVFKKNEDL; translated from the coding sequence ATGGCATCAGACGCTAACGACCAAATACGAAAAGAAATGTGCTACTTATTTTATATTACGAGTAAAGAAGTTGTAAATCGTTTTAATCGCTACTTAAAACAGTATGATATAAGCTTTCCTAACTATATTGTATTACTTTATATTGAAAACGATAAAAATGTTTATATTAAAACGTTATGTGATGAACTCTATTTAGATTCTGGTACTATAAGCCCTATAATTAAACGTTTAGAAAAAAAAGACCTAATTAATCGAATCAGAACAGAAGAAGATGAACGTAGAGTTAAAGTGAGATTAACAGAAAAAGGTTTGAAACTTAAAGAAGAATTCAGCAAAATCTCCGAAGATGTTATTCAACAATTTGATATGGAAGTTGAAGAGTCAGTTACTTATTATCAAATTTTAAAAGCGTTTGCTGAGAAAAATGTTTTTAAGAAAAATGAAGATTTATAA
- the menB gene encoding 1,4-dihydroxy-2-naphthoyl-CoA synthase, with protein sequence MTRQWETIKEYKEIKYEYYDGIAKVTINRPEVRNAFTPNTVQEMMDAFTKARDDQRVAVIILTGEGDKAFCSGGDQSVRGHGGYVGEDQVPRLNVLDLQRLIRVIPKPVIAMVRGYAVGGGNVLNVVCDLTIAADNAIFGQTGPKVGSFDAGYGSGYLARIVGHKKAREIWYLCRQYNAQEALDMGLVNTVVPLDEVEDETVRWCEDIKKHSPTALRFLKAAMNADTDGLAGLQQMAGDATLLYYTTDEAKEGRDAFKEKRDPDFDQFPKFP encoded by the coding sequence ATGACTAGACAGTGGGAAACAATTAAAGAATATAAAGAGATTAAGTATGAATATTACGATGGAATCGCTAAAGTAACAATTAATCGACCTGAAGTTCGTAATGCTTTTACACCAAACACGGTACAAGAAATGATGGATGCATTTACTAAAGCACGTGATGATCAACGTGTTGCTGTTATTATTTTAACAGGTGAGGGAGATAAAGCATTTTGTTCTGGTGGAGATCAGTCAGTACGTGGCCACGGTGGCTATGTAGGTGAAGATCAAGTTCCTCGTTTAAACGTATTAGATTTACAAAGACTTATTCGTGTAATTCCAAAACCAGTTATCGCAATGGTAAGAGGTTATGCAGTAGGTGGCGGTAATGTATTAAATGTTGTATGTGATTTAACAATTGCTGCTGATAATGCTATCTTTGGCCAAACTGGACCGAAAGTAGGGTCATTTGATGCAGGTTACGGTTCTGGTTATTTAGCACGTATAGTAGGGCATAAAAAAGCGCGTGAAATTTGGTATTTATGTCGCCAATATAATGCACAAGAAGCACTAGATATGGGATTAGTTAATACAGTAGTACCACTAGACGAAGTAGAAGATGAAACTGTTAGATGGTGTGAAGACATTAAGAAACATTCACCAACTGCTTTAAGATTCCTAAAAGCTGCTATGAACGCAGATACAGATGGCTTAGCTGGACTTCAACAAATGGCTGGAGATGCAACATTACTTTACTATACAACGGATGAAGCAAAAGAAGGTAGAGATGCGTTTAAAGAAAAACGTGATCCTGATTTTGACCAATTCCCTAAATTCCCGTAA
- the menH gene encoding 2-succinyl-6-hydroxy-2,4-cyclohexadiene-1-carboxylate synthase yields the protein MLHYKFHRANQSTNQLLVMLHGFISDQQAFDNHIHILKESVNIVTIDLPGHGADESPFHREWDFPFISQQLDETLEVFSAYQLFLHGYSMGGRIALYHAIHGNTTLTGLVLESTSPGIEDRTAQIERQQVDYARARVLEIAGLEVFVNDWEKLPLFYTQHDLDKITKLSIRNMRMRQDASRLAKALRDYGTGKMPNLWSELNQIQIPTCIIVGNLDGKFCEIAQKIVSIIPKTELFEIAQSGHTVHVEEMAEFDRIVLGFIQKEEQND from the coding sequence ATGTTACATTATAAATTTCATCGAGCGAATCAATCAACTAATCAATTATTAGTGATGCTACACGGCTTTATTAGTGATCAACAGGCATTTGATAACCATATTCACATATTGAAAGAAAGCGTAAATATCGTAACTATTGACTTGCCTGGACATGGTGCAGATGAATCTCCATTTCATCGAGAGTGGGACTTTCCTTTTATTAGCCAACAGTTAGATGAAACGCTAGAAGTGTTTAGTGCATATCAATTATTTTTACATGGCTATTCAATGGGTGGTAGAATAGCGTTGTATCATGCAATTCATGGCAACACTACATTGACAGGTCTTGTCTTGGAAAGTACGTCCCCAGGCATTGAAGATAGAACAGCACAGATAGAAAGGCAACAAGTTGATTATGCACGTGCCCGAGTATTAGAAATTGCAGGATTAGAAGTTTTTGTTAATGATTGGGAAAAACTGCCACTATTTTATACACAACATGACTTAGATAAGATCACTAAATTAAGTATTCGTAACATGAGAATGCGTCAAGACGCATCTAGATTAGCAAAAGCGTTGAGAGATTATGGTACTGGAAAAATGCCTAATTTATGGTCGGAATTGAATCAAATACAAATCCCAACATGTATTATTGTTGGAAATTTAGATGGTAAATTTTGTGAAATTGCTCAAAAGATAGTTTCAATTATACCGAAGACTGAACTTTTTGAAATAGCACAGAGTGGTCATACTGTTCATGTGGAAGAAATGGCAGAATTTGATAGAATAGTATTAGGTTTTATTCAAAAGGAGGAGCAAAATGACTAG
- the menD gene encoding 2-succinyl-5-enolpyruvyl-6-hydroxy-3-cyclohexene-1-carboxylic-acid synthase, producing the protein MNNHTTALTKQVFTFVSELYAYGIREIVISPGSRSTPMAIAIEAHPKMKSWIHPDERSAAFFAMGLMKGSERPVAILCTSGSAAANYTPAISESSLSHLPLVVLTSDRPHELRGIGAPQAIDQTNMFANYTQYQFDFPIADSNDDQDFMTNTVKFQLQKASQYLYGPHRGPIHLNLPFREPLTPDLEKVEWLTSDTKIMPHYQKTTSLNEINVIVKKRKGLIIVGDMQHQDVDQILTFATIHDMPILADPLSQLRREHHPNVITTYDLLFRAGLEVDVDFIIRVGKPVISKKINQWLKDTKAFQILVQNNDRPDAFPITPHVSYEMSANDFFRQLSETTTVERKQWLEKWQSLEKHAKVEIKDYVRTATDEAAYVANVLDKLTTDDALFVSNSMPIRDVDNLFIDCEAAVFSNRGANGIDGVTSTALGMAVHKKVTLLIGDLAFYHDMNGLLMSKLNDINLNIVLLNNDGGGIFSYLPQKDSADAYFERLFGTPTGLDFEHTALLYDFTFKRFESIEAFKYTELSKFGAHIYEIMTHREDNLQQHLKLYKKLSDIINVTL; encoded by the coding sequence ATGAATAACCATACAACTGCATTAACAAAACAGGTATTTACTTTTGTTTCAGAATTATATGCATACGGAATAAGAGAAATAGTGATAAGTCCAGGGTCTCGTTCAACACCAATGGCAATTGCAATTGAGGCACATCCTAAAATGAAATCTTGGATTCATCCAGATGAACGTAGTGCTGCTTTCTTTGCGATGGGGTTAATGAAAGGTAGTGAGCGACCAGTTGCTATTCTTTGTACATCTGGTAGTGCTGCCGCGAATTATACACCAGCCATTTCTGAAAGTAGCTTGAGTCATTTACCACTAGTGGTATTAACAAGTGATCGTCCACATGAACTCAGAGGTATTGGGGCACCACAAGCAATAGATCAAACAAATATGTTTGCAAATTATACACAATATCAATTTGATTTCCCTATTGCTGATAGTAATGATGACCAAGACTTTATGACGAATACAGTTAAATTCCAATTACAAAAAGCGAGTCAGTATTTATATGGCCCGCATCGAGGTCCAATTCATCTGAATTTGCCATTTAGAGAGCCGCTGACACCTGATTTAGAAAAAGTTGAATGGTTAACTTCAGATACGAAGATTATGCCACATTATCAAAAAACGACGAGTCTCAATGAAATAAATGTAATTGTTAAAAAACGCAAAGGACTTATTATCGTTGGTGATATGCAGCATCAAGATGTAGATCAAATACTCACATTTGCGACGATACATGATATGCCTATACTTGCTGACCCATTAAGTCAATTACGTCGTGAGCACCATCCTAATGTTATAACGACATATGACTTATTATTTAGAGCCGGATTAGAAGTAGATGTTGACTTTATAATTAGAGTAGGTAAACCAGTTATTTCTAAAAAAATAAATCAATGGTTAAAAGATACGAAGGCATTTCAAATATTAGTGCAGAATAACGATAGACCAGATGCATTTCCAATAACACCTCATGTTTCTTACGAGATGTCTGCAAATGATTTCTTTAGACAATTATCTGAGACAACTACAGTTGAACGTAAGCAATGGTTAGAAAAATGGCAATCATTAGAGAAACATGCCAAAGTTGAAATTAAAGATTATGTAAGAACTGCGACAGATGAAGCGGCCTACGTAGCAAATGTACTAGACAAATTAACAACAGATGATGCATTATTTGTGAGTAATAGTATGCCAATTCGAGATGTAGATAATTTGTTTATAGACTGTGAAGCAGCAGTCTTTTCAAATCGTGGCGCTAATGGTATAGATGGTGTTACTTCAACAGCATTAGGTATGGCGGTACACAAGAAAGTGACATTATTAATTGGCGATTTAGCCTTTTATCATGATATGAATGGCTTGCTCATGTCTAAATTAAATGACATCAATTTGAATATTGTGCTATTAAATAATGATGGTGGAGGAATCTTTTCCTATTTACCACAGAAAGATTCAGCCGATGCATATTTCGAAAGGTTATTTGGCACACCAACTGGATTGGATTTTGAACATACTGCGCTACTTTACGACTTTACATTTAAACGATTTGAATCTATTGAAGCATTTAAGTACACTGAGTTATCCAAATTTGGCGCACATATTTATGAAATTATGACGCATAGAGAAGATAACCTACAACAACATCTTAAACTCTATAAAAAGTTGAGTGATATTATCAATGTTACATTATAA
- a CDS encoding isochorismate synthase: MTLDVKESEIVEAVYESNHTWVSVEAKLNYELDPTVLFHVTEDSAGDRFYFKKNDNETSFFGYHAIKRFKNDFESKQSIFREWEKYKSDIDLIHPNSERHHLKICGGFQFSTHKSGDEWREFGINHFILPEVLVTMEEGNTYITYTVKADQFEIDSFLSIIDKLTQENVSPNFEKGEIKRIEDIYKDEWRDLVKDTIDILDENKKIVLARKRLIMFDKNINIPYILNQATQGEHNSYLFVLESQDSVFFSQTPEQLMEINDEILSTKAVAGTIKRTHQDDVDNENINAFLNDEKNLNEHRFVVDSILNDIELYVEDITYNKKPQILTNDHLYHLYTKIKGQLISKSYIGLLDNLHPTPALGGYPKEEAIEYIEQNEFGTRGLYGAPVGYIDMYDNCEFIVAIRSMLIKKNQATLFAGCGIVSDSDADSEVEETAVKFSPMMKALGVEKYE, translated from the coding sequence ATGACTTTGGACGTCAAGGAAAGTGAAATTGTCGAAGCGGTATACGAAAGTAATCATACTTGGGTTTCTGTAGAAGCAAAATTAAATTATGAATTAGATCCTACTGTATTATTCCATGTTACGGAAGACAGTGCAGGAGACCGTTTTTATTTTAAAAAAAATGACAACGAAACTTCATTCTTTGGCTATCATGCTATTAAAAGATTTAAAAATGACTTTGAAAGTAAACAATCTATTTTCCGAGAATGGGAAAAATATAAAAGTGATATTGATTTAATTCATCCAAATTCAGAACGACATCATTTAAAGATATGTGGTGGATTCCAATTTTCAACACATAAATCTGGAGATGAGTGGCGTGAATTTGGTATTAATCATTTTATATTACCTGAAGTATTGGTAACTATGGAAGAAGGAAACACGTATATTACCTATACTGTAAAAGCAGATCAATTTGAAATTGACTCATTTTTATCGATTATAGATAAGTTAACTCAAGAGAATGTTAGCCCAAATTTTGAAAAAGGTGAAATTAAGCGCATTGAGGATATTTATAAAGATGAGTGGCGTGATTTAGTTAAAGATACAATAGATATATTAGACGAAAATAAAAAAATTGTGCTTGCAAGAAAACGATTGATTATGTTTGATAAAAACATAAACATCCCTTATATCTTAAACCAAGCAACACAAGGTGAACATAATAGTTACTTATTTGTATTAGAATCACAAGACAGTGTATTCTTTTCACAAACACCTGAACAGTTAATGGAAATTAATGATGAAATACTATCTACCAAAGCAGTTGCAGGTACGATTAAACGTACCCACCAAGATGATGTAGATAATGAAAATATAAATGCATTTTTAAACGATGAAAAAAACTTAAATGAACATCGTTTTGTCGTAGACAGTATATTGAATGATATTGAATTGTATGTTGAAGATATTACATACAATAAAAAACCACAAATTTTAACAAATGATCATTTGTATCACTTATATACGAAAATTAAAGGACAATTGATTAGCAAATCTTATATTGGTTTATTAGATAATCTTCATCCGACGCCGGCGCTTGGAGGTTATCCTAAAGAGGAAGCAATTGAATATATTGAACAAAATGAGTTTGGAACACGTGGGCTTTATGGCGCGCCAGTTGGCTATATTGACATGTATGATAATTGTGAATTTATTGTTGCAATTAGATCTATGTTGATTAAGAAAAATCAGGCAACATTATTTGCTGGTTGTGGGATTGTAAGTGATTCTGATGCGGATAGTGAAGTAGAAGAGACTGCTGTTAAATTTAGCCCAATGATGAAAGCTTTAGGAGTCGAGAAATATGAATAA
- a CDS encoding 1,4-dihydroxy-2-naphthoate polyprenyltransferase: protein MASQYQQYSTVRKYWHLMRPHTLTAAVVPVLVGTATAKIFLLGSEDHLSLTLLLAMLIACLLIQAATNMFNEYYDFKKGLDDHTSVGIGGAIVRNGMSPKLVMNIAIAFYVIAALLGLFIAINSSFWLIPIGLVCMAIGYLYTGGPFPISWTPFGEVFSGIFMGMIIILIAFFIQTGNLQSLVVWISLPIVITIGLINMANNIRDRVKDKESGRKTLPILLGKNNSIRFLALMYIVAYALVIYITFFQPGGSIFFLLALLSFPLPIKAVRRFKKNDTPATMMPAMAATGKTNTFFGLLYALGIYISALLGGI, encoded by the coding sequence ATGGCATCTCAATATCAACAATATTCTACTGTCAGAAAATACTGGCACTTAATGAGACCACATACTTTAACCGCTGCTGTGGTACCAGTACTTGTTGGTACTGCTACTGCAAAAATATTCCTACTTGGTAGTGAAGATCATCTAAGTCTTACTTTGCTTTTAGCCATGTTAATCGCTTGTTTATTAATTCAAGCTGCGACAAACATGTTTAATGAATACTATGATTTCAAAAAAGGGTTAGATGACCACACTTCTGTAGGAATCGGTGGTGCAATCGTTCGCAATGGCATGAGTCCTAAGTTAGTCATGAATATAGCCATTGCATTTTATGTCATTGCTGCTTTACTAGGATTATTTATAGCCATCAACAGTTCATTCTGGCTCATACCAATTGGACTCGTGTGTATGGCAATTGGTTATTTATACACGGGTGGACCATTCCCTATTTCTTGGACTCCTTTTGGTGAAGTATTCTCTGGAATTTTCATGGGTATGATTATTATTTTAATTGCATTCTTCATTCAAACAGGTAATTTACAAAGTCTAGTTGTTTGGATCAGTCTTCCGATTGTTATAACAATCGGTTTAATCAATATGGCTAATAACATTCGTGACCGTGTTAAAGATAAAGAAAGTGGTCGTAAGACATTACCTATTTTATTAGGTAAAAATAATTCAATACGCTTCTTAGCATTAATGTACATTGTCGCGTATGCATTAGTTATCTATATTACATTCTTCCAACCTGGTGGTTCAATTTTCTTTTTACTTGCATTACTGTCATTCCCGTTACCTATCAAGGCTGTACGTAGATTCAAAAAGAATGACACGCCAGCAACTATGATGCCAGCAATGGCTGCAACAGGAAAAACGAATACATTCTTCGGTCTACTGTATGCACTAGGTATTTATATTAGTGCTCTGCTCGGTGGTATTTAA
- a CDS encoding GNAT family N-acetyltransferase has protein sequence MIRKAKPTDKHEIAKLCYIIWSQLDIDLVEYTDKERLLKIMEQSMVDVPYRGHYSNTWIYEVDGNIAGCLIAYPGNKELELEKAWLDMELDEDIRAYGTPMPMKEANDDEWYIETVATFPEFRGQGVATKLIKHVLETYPDEKWSLNCDLLNDGALHVYKKLGFQPTSEFDLYGHMHYHMIHIKD, from the coding sequence ATGATTAGAAAAGCTAAACCTACCGATAAGCATGAAATTGCAAAATTATGTTATATCATCTGGAGTCAATTAGACATAGATTTAGTGGAATACACCGATAAAGAAAGATTACTAAAAATCATGGAACAAAGTATGGTGGATGTACCATATAGAGGTCATTATAGTAACACTTGGATATACGAAGTCGATGGTAACATTGCAGGTTGCTTAATTGCATATCCTGGTAACAAAGAGTTAGAGCTTGAAAAGGCTTGGTTAGATATGGAATTAGATGAAGACATTAGAGCTTATGGGACGCCGATGCCAATGAAAGAGGCTAATGATGATGAATGGTATATCGAAACAGTTGCTACATTCCCAGAATTTAGAGGGCAGGGTGTCGCTACTAAATTAATTAAACATGTATTAGAAACGTATCCAGATGAAAAATGGAGCTTAAATTGTGATTTACTCAATGATGGGGCGTTACATGTTTATAAAAAATTAGGATTCCAACCTACAAGTGAATTCGATTTATATGGTCATATGCATTACCACATGATACATATAAAAGACTGA
- a CDS encoding TM2 domain-containing protein, producing the protein MKVNKVIYVILAFLLGWCGIHKFYSNQLLQGIIHLVFFWTGIPYVIAIISGIITIFFNKSDENGLISFEK; encoded by the coding sequence ATGAAAGTAAATAAAGTCATTTACGTTATACTTGCATTTTTACTCGGTTGGTGTGGCATTCATAAATTTTACTCAAATCAACTTTTACAAGGTATTATACATTTAGTGTTCTTTTGGACAGGCATTCCATACGTTATCGCTATCATTAGTGGCATCATTACGATTTTCTTTAACAAATCAGACGAAAACGGTCTTATTTCTTTTGAAAAATAA
- a CDS encoding GlsB/YeaQ/YmgE family stress response membrane protein: MGFIIMIIVGGLIGWLAGAILGKDIPGGIIGNIIAGLIGSAIGSKLLGTWGPVLGGVPILPALIGSIVLILIVSFIMKAIRKRK, translated from the coding sequence ATGGGCTTTATTATAATGATTATTGTAGGCGGTTTAATCGGTTGGTTAGCCGGCGCAATTTTAGGTAAAGATATTCCAGGTGGAATAATTGGTAATATTATTGCAGGTTTAATCGGTTCAGCTATTGGTAGTAAATTATTAGGTACATGGGGACCAGTCTTAGGTGGCGTTCCAATCTTACCAGCACTAATCGGGTCAATCGTATTAATCTTAATTGTTTCATTTATTATGAAAGCAATTAGAAAAAGAAAATAA